A stretch of the Janthinobacterium sp. B9-8 genome encodes the following:
- the cysS gene encoding cysteine--tRNA ligase produces MQIFLYDNWERQLRPFQAIRTDWVGLYCCGPTVYDYAHIGNLRTYLFEDILRRTLQFNGYTVRHIVNITDVGHLVSDADEGEDKMERGSRKSGKSAWDIADYFSAIFKNDLTTLNMLEPTLWCKATEHISEQIAFIQVLEGKGYTYANSDGVYFDTAKQDDYGYLARLNREGLNAGSRVALGEKKSSTDFALWKFSPEGSARQMEWESPWGRGFPGWHIECSAMSAKYLEPWFDIHCGGEDHISIHHSNEIAQNQACHGTRLANFWMHGYFLQLDASKMSKSSGDFLRLQTLIDQGIDPIAYRYLCLTAHYRSQLNFNWDALSGAQTALGRLRDSYFALPDGGECDDAYLARFTEEINQDLNIPRTIALVWELLKSNLGPSHKKATLSKFDEVLGLGLATWQPAVAAAIPFEIQTLAEQRQQYRKEKNWAAADQVRGELKALGYEVEDTADGWIVKAI; encoded by the coding sequence ATGCAAATATTCTTATACGACAACTGGGAACGCCAATTAAGGCCATTTCAAGCCATTCGCACGGACTGGGTTGGATTGTACTGTTGCGGCCCAACCGTATATGACTATGCACATATTGGCAATTTGCGTACTTATTTATTCGAAGATATCTTGCGCCGCACCCTGCAATTTAATGGCTATACCGTGCGTCATATCGTCAATATCACCGATGTAGGGCATCTGGTTTCTGATGCTGACGAGGGTGAAGACAAAATGGAGCGCGGCAGCCGCAAATCGGGAAAATCCGCATGGGATATTGCCGATTATTTCAGCGCCATATTTAAAAATGATTTAACTACGCTGAATATGCTGGAGCCCACGCTCTGGTGTAAAGCCACCGAGCATATCAGCGAGCAAATTGCCTTTATTCAGGTACTGGAAGGAAAAGGCTATACCTACGCCAATAGCGATGGTGTTTATTTTGATACCGCCAAACAAGACGATTATGGCTATTTAGCCCGCCTAAACCGCGAAGGCCTCAATGCGGGCAGCCGCGTAGCGCTGGGCGAGAAGAAATCCTCCACAGATTTTGCACTGTGGAAATTTAGCCCAGAAGGCAGCGCCCGCCAGATGGAATGGGAAAGTCCATGGGGACGCGGTTTCCCGGGCTGGCATATCGAATGCTCGGCGATGTCGGCCAAATATCTGGAGCCTTGGTTTGATATTCATTGTGGCGGCGAAGACCATATCTCGATTCACCACAGCAATGAAATTGCCCAAAACCAAGCCTGCCATGGCACACGCTTGGCTAATTTCTGGATGCACGGTTATTTCTTGCAGCTGGACGCCAGCAAAATGAGCAAATCCAGCGGCGATTTCCTGCGCCTGCAAACGCTGATCGACCAAGGCATTGACCCGATTGCCTACCGCTATCTTTGCCTGACAGCGCACTATCGCAGCCAGCTTAACTTTAATTGGGACGCGCTCAGCGGCGCCCAAACTGCCCTTGGCCGCTTGCGGGACAGCTACTTCGCCCTGCCCGATGGCGGCGAATGCGATGACGCTTATTTGGCGCGCTTTACCGAAGAAATCAACCAAGACCTCAATATCCCCCGCACTATTGCACTGGTGTGGGAGCTACTCAAATCCAATCTCGGCCCAAGCCACAAAAAAGCCACGCTGAGCAAATTTGATGAAGTGCTGGGCCTAGGTTTAGCCACCTGGCAACCCGCTGTTGCAGCAGCCATTCCCTTTGAGATTCAAACCCTGGCTGAGCAGCGCCAGCAATACCGCAAAGAGAAAAACTGGGCAGCGGCGGATCAGGTACGCGGGGAATTAAAAGCGTTGGGGTATGAGGTGGAAGATACGGCCGATGGTTGGATTGTAAAGGCGATTTAA
- a CDS encoding HIT family protein, with product MSSECVLCVENGGEVLWQDDFCRVVLVDEAGYPGFCRVILKQHTAEFSDLNAADRNRLMQLVFAVESAIRSTLQPDKVNLASLGNMVPHLHWHVIPRFKEDRHFPAPIWAEAARPDTDRVSAKQLLALRIALQALTQ from the coding sequence ATGAGTTCGGAATGCGTGCTGTGTGTTGAAAATGGCGGAGAAGTCCTTTGGCAGGATGACTTTTGCCGCGTTGTTTTGGTGGATGAGGCGGGCTACCCAGGGTTTTGTCGAGTCATCTTAAAACAGCATACGGCAGAATTCAGCGATTTAAATGCCGCAGATAGAAACCGCTTGATGCAGCTGGTCTTTGCTGTTGAATCAGCTATTCGCAGTACCTTGCAGCCGGATAAAGTTAATTTGGCCAGCCTTGGCAATATGGTGCCGCATTTGCATTGGCATGTGATTCCCCGCTTTAAAGAAGATCGCCATTTTCCCGCCCCGATTTGGGCCGAGGCGGCCCGCCCGGACACAGACAGGGTTTCAGCTAAGCAACTATTAGCGCTTAGAATTGCATTGCAGGCCTTAACACAATGA
- a CDS encoding HD domain-containing phosphohydrolase encodes MLSHDILHERLEQLNAIGISLSCENHIDKLMETILIAAKHLVNADAGTLYLIKGGALHFEIVITESLGIALGGTTGHPTNLPPVMLRHTDGTPNLNNVVACSVNKDTTINIKDAYTAEGYDFSGTKRFDSSVGYRSKSFLTVPMKNHEREIIGVLQLINARDEQGQLSHFDADSQSMAESLASQAAIALTNRRLIHQLEELFESFINLINLAIDDKSPYTGGHCQRVPALTVMLAEAVNYATYGPMADFTMDNQGRYELKIAGLLHDCGKITTPVHVVDKATKLQTIFDRIQLVDTRFEVLARDAEIDFLRGKCTEEEWKQRVAQIEADKAFLQHANTGGEFMPDTACERVRTIGQQQWINPEGILSPFLSAEEIENLSIARGTLTAAERQIINHHIEVTIEMLESLPWPKHLKNVAEFAGGHHERMDGKGYPRGLTKNQMSVQARIMGIADVFEALTARDRPYKDGMKISQSLTILARMAKDQHIDGDLFEIFVKEKVWKNYAELFLGPSQIDEVDEEKLLRISRGQD; translated from the coding sequence ATGCTTAGCCACGACATTCTTCACGAGCGCTTAGAGCAGCTCAATGCAATTGGAATCTCTCTGTCTTGCGAAAATCATATCGACAAGCTGATGGAAACGATTCTGATTGCTGCTAAACATCTGGTCAACGCAGATGCAGGCACGCTCTATCTGATCAAAGGTGGCGCACTGCATTTTGAGATTGTGATTACCGAATCGCTGGGAATCGCCTTGGGCGGCACCACCGGCCACCCCACCAATCTGCCGCCTGTCATGCTGCGCCACACCGATGGCACGCCCAACTTAAATAATGTAGTGGCTTGCTCGGTTAATAAAGATACCACCATTAATATCAAAGACGCTTATACCGCCGAAGGCTACGACTTTTCGGGCACAAAACGCTTTGATTCCAGCGTGGGCTATCGCTCTAAATCATTTCTAACCGTACCAATGAAAAACCATGAAAGAGAAATCATTGGCGTATTACAGCTAATTAATGCCAGAGACGAGCAAGGCCAGCTAAGCCATTTTGATGCAGACAGCCAAAGTATGGCCGAATCACTGGCATCACAAGCGGCCATTGCGCTGACCAACCGGCGCTTAATCCATCAATTAGAAGAATTGTTTGAATCATTTATTAATTTAATCAACTTAGCCATCGACGATAAATCGCCCTATACCGGCGGCCATTGCCAGCGTGTGCCTGCATTAACCGTTATGCTTGCCGAAGCAGTCAACTATGCCACTTATGGCCCCATGGCTGATTTCACAATGGATAATCAGGGTAGATACGAATTAAAAATTGCCGGGCTTTTACACGATTGCGGAAAAATCACCACCCCGGTGCATGTGGTCGATAAAGCCACCAAATTACAAACGATATTTGACCGAATTCAGCTGGTAGATACCCGCTTTGAAGTATTAGCGCGCGATGCTGAAATTGATTTTTTACGCGGCAAATGCACCGAGGAAGAATGGAAACAGCGTGTAGCGCAAATTGAAGCCGATAAAGCATTTTTACAGCATGCCAATACAGGCGGAGAATTTATGCCCGATACCGCCTGTGAAAGAGTAAGAACTATTGGCCAGCAACAATGGATTAACCCCGAAGGAATCCTTAGCCCTTTTTTATCTGCAGAAGAAATAGAAAATCTATCTATTGCACGCGGCACACTCACCGCAGCCGAGCGCCAGATTATTAATCACCATATTGAAGTCACCATCGAAATGCTTGAATCATTGCCCTGGCCCAAGCATTTAAAAAATGTGGCCGAGTTTGCCGGAGGTCACCATGAAAGAATGGATGGCAAAGGCTATCCGCGCGGGCTGACTAAAAATCAAATGAGTGTTCAGGCAAGAATTATGGGGATCGCCGATGTATTTGAAGCACTCACCGCCCGTGATCGCCCGTATAAAGACGGCATGAAGATTTCGCAGTCTTTAACCATTCTTGCGCGCATGGCCAAAGATCAGCATATTGACGGCGATTTATTTGAGATTTTTGTCAAAGAAAAAGTATGGAAAAACTACGCCGAATTATTCTTAGGCCCATCTCAAATTGACGAAGTAGACGAAGAAAAACTATTGAGAATCTCAAGGGGACAGGATTAA
- a CDS encoding GspE/PulE family protein, translated as MSQKDNALHFMHELQALTNRIHATRHIDEILLEISGEACTVFGAERLTIYVANDTGNEMISRVKTGLEGFKELRIPVNDRSVAGFVANHKQLVNIRDVYNAEELSSYSPTLQFLQAVDKQTGFHAREMLAAPLLAELDGTLIGVVQLINNKQQHPFEAQTEDGIRLLAKTLAIALQQRQQQPFPFSPQHKYGGLVTANIITPAALQVALREAQRDKRDIESLLSEKYQVPLAALGQSLAGYFGVAYEAFKPERIKPLDLLKNIKREYAAENEWLPVDEETEGIIILTTDPERIRASHTVAHVFPNKKAVYRVSTKLEFQKTLDLFFGEPSNDSNIDALLSNMVDEEDAEPVSPEEISAAQDNELVKLVNQIIVEAYKTGVSDIHIEPSPGNEKTRIRFRRDGSLVAYKEVPASYRNPLVTRIKIMCDLDISEKRKPQDGKIKFKKYVPGYDIELRVATIPTQGGVEDVVMRILASGEPLPLDKLALSTRTITNLKSVIAKPYGLFFVCGPTGSGKTTTLHSILKHLNTPDTKIWTAEDPVEITQKGLRQVQVNNKAGLTFATIMKAFLRADPDIIMVGEMRDKETTSTGIEASLTGHLVLATLHTNSAPESIIRLLDMGMDPFNFADALLGILAQRLAKRLCKCKEAYDADAAEIKGMLNEYSEELKQTTDWQKDPEHALETVYKDWVASFANKEGHFTLYRAKGCDACNNTGYKGRLGLHELLVGTDMVKKQIQEHARVAQLLATALEEGMRTLKQDGIEKVLQGLTDMAQIRAVCIK; from the coding sequence ATGAGCCAAAAAGATAACGCCCTACACTTTATGCATGAGCTGCAAGCCCTGACCAATCGCATCCATGCAACCCGGCATATTGATGAGATCTTGCTGGAAATCAGTGGCGAAGCGTGCACAGTATTTGGTGCCGAGCGGCTCACCATTTATGTGGCAAACGATACCGGCAATGAAATGATCTCTAGGGTCAAAACGGGTCTGGAAGGCTTTAAAGAACTGCGCATTCCGGTGAATGATCGCAGTGTGGCGGGCTTTGTGGCCAACCATAAGCAGCTCGTTAATATCCGCGATGTTTATAACGCCGAGGAGCTAAGCAGCTACAGCCCCACGCTGCAGTTTTTACAAGCTGTCGATAAACAGACCGGCTTTCATGCCAGAGAAATGCTTGCCGCCCCCCTATTAGCCGAGCTGGATGGCACCTTGATCGGCGTGGTGCAGCTTATCAATAATAAGCAGCAACATCCTTTTGAAGCGCAAACCGAAGACGGCATACGTTTACTCGCCAAAACACTCGCCATTGCTTTGCAACAAAGACAGCAGCAGCCTTTTCCTTTTTCACCCCAGCATAAATATGGTGGCCTCGTCACGGCCAACATCATCACACCTGCTGCCTTGCAAGTCGCTTTGCGTGAAGCCCAAAGAGATAAGCGGGATATAGAATCGCTACTCAGCGAAAAATACCAAGTACCGCTCGCCGCCCTTGGCCAATCGCTGGCAGGCTATTTTGGAGTGGCTTACGAAGCGTTTAAACCGGAAAGAATTAAACCACTCGATTTACTCAAAAATATCAAGCGCGAATACGCCGCAGAAAACGAATGGCTGCCGGTTGATGAGGAAACAGAAGGCATTATTATCCTGACCACCGATCCGGAACGTATCCGTGCCAGCCATACCGTGGCCCATGTTTTCCCCAATAAAAAAGCCGTTTACCGGGTCAGCACCAAACTAGAATTCCAAAAAACCCTCGATCTGTTTTTTGGTGAGCCCAGCAACGACAGTAATATCGATGCCCTGCTCTCTAATATGGTCGATGAAGAAGACGCAGAGCCGGTTTCCCCCGAAGAAATCTCAGCAGCTCAAGACAATGAGCTGGTCAAACTCGTCAACCAGATTATTGTTGAAGCGTATAAAACCGGCGTTTCCGATATTCATATCGAGCCATCCCCCGGTAATGAAAAAACCCGCATTCGCTTTCGCCGCGATGGCTCTTTAGTCGCTTACAAGGAAGTACCTGCGTCCTACCGCAACCCCTTAGTTACCCGCATTAAAATCATGTGCGATCTGGATATCTCGGAGAAACGCAAGCCACAAGATGGCAAAATCAAGTTCAAGAAATATGTACCGGGCTACGATATTGAGCTGCGTGTGGCCACCATTCCTACCCAAGGTGGTGTAGAAGATGTGGTGATGCGGATTCTGGCCTCGGGTGAACCACTGCCACTGGATAAACTCGCCCTCTCGACCCGCACCATCACCAATTTAAAATCGGTGATCGCCAAGCCTTACGGCCTGTTTTTTGTTTGCGGGCCAACCGGCTCGGGTAAAACCACCACCCTGCACTCCATTCTCAAGCACCTCAACACGCCGGATACCAAAATCTGGACCGCAGAAGACCCCGTTGAAATTACCCAAAAAGGGCTGCGCCAGGTGCAAGTTAATAATAAAGCGGGGCTGACTTTTGCCACCATTATGAAAGCCTTTTTACGCGCGGATCCGGACATCATTATGGTGGGGGAAATGCGTGATAAAGAAACCACCAGCACGGGGATTGAAGCATCACTCACCGGGCATTTGGTGCTCGCCACCCTGCACACCAATAGCGCACCAGAATCAATTATTCGTCTATTAGATATGGGAATGGATCCCTTTAACTTTGCCGATGCCCTGCTCGGCATTCTGGCACAGCGCCTTGCCAAAAGGCTGTGCAAATGCAAAGAGGCTTATGACGCTGATGCGGCAGAAATCAAGGGAATGCTGAATGAATATAGTGAAGAGCTAAAGCAAACAACCGACTGGCAGAAGGACCCCGAGCACGCCTTAGAGACCGTATATAAAGACTGGGTAGCATCGTTTGCTAATAAAGAAGGCCATTTCACCCTTTATCGCGCCAAAGGCTGTGATGCCTGCAATAACACCGGCTATAAAGGCCGCCTGGGGCTACACGAGCTTTTAGTAGGTACTGATATGGTCAAAAAGCAAATTCAGGAGCACGCCCGCGTGGCTCAATTACTTGCCACCGCGCTAGAAGAAGGCATGCGCACCCTGAAACAGGATGGCATTGAAAAAGTACTGCAAGGTTTAACCGATATGGCGCAAATTCGTGCGGTTTGTATCAAATAA
- a CDS encoding MBL fold metallo-hydrolase — translation MHLRILGCSGGIGGANRTTSFLINDSILIDAGTGVGDLSFTALTRIEHIFLTHAHLDHIACLPMLVDTIMGSRSTPLTVYASEATINVLKKHIFNWAVWPDFNKIPNHDAPFMRYITLDVGQSCTIEKCTITAIPAVHTVPAVGYQLDSSKNSVIFSGDSVCNAAFWDIVNATDNLSHLIIETAFSNREYELANAAKHFCPLTLLEQLKNLSRPCQVLVTHLKPADSELTMQEILRDNANLTISRLEQNQIISF, via the coding sequence ATGCATTTACGAATACTGGGGTGTAGTGGCGGAATTGGTGGCGCCAACCGCACCACTTCATTCCTCATTAATGATTCGATCCTGATCGATGCCGGCACAGGCGTGGGCGATCTCAGCTTTACCGCGCTCACTCGTATCGAACATATTTTCCTGACCCACGCCCACCTCGATCACATCGCTTGTTTGCCCATGCTGGTCGACACCATTATGGGCAGCCGCAGCACCCCGCTGACGGTTTATGCTAGCGAGGCCACCATCAATGTCTTAAAAAAACATATTTTCAACTGGGCCGTTTGGCCGGATTTCAACAAAATCCCTAATCACGACGCGCCATTTATGCGCTATATCACGCTCGATGTGGGCCAATCCTGCACCATTGAAAAATGCACCATCACCGCAATTCCGGCCGTACACACCGTACCCGCTGTGGGTTATCAGCTAGACAGCAGTAAAAATTCAGTGATCTTTAGTGGCGATTCAGTCTGCAACGCCGCCTTTTGGGACATCGTCAATGCCACAGATAATCTAAGCCATTTGATTATCGAAACCGCATTTAGCAACCGTGAATACGAGCTAGCCAACGCAGCAAAACACTTCTGCCCGCTCACTTTGCTTGAACAACTTAAAAACTTAAGCCGCCCCTGCCAGGTTTTAGTCACCCACCTGAAACCAGCGGATTCCGAACTCACTATGCAGGAAATACTACGAGACAATGCCAATTTAACAATCAGCAGATTAGAGCAAAACCAAATCATCAGCTTTTAG
- a CDS encoding CHASE2 domain-containing protein, translated as MKASIRKYWQQVLIGALLLLLALLHVAGSPSLPTLSQIDVYLYDVRLRLGMPGGVDQRIAIVDIDEKSLAELGRWPWRRDHLAKLVDQLFDRYQIKALGFDVVFAEPDESAGLPVLRRLASNELSNNAAFQSELLRLTPELDTDARFAKALSNRPIIAGFYFSNEAKAVSSGALPPPILAAEDLAPVAPQIWGGKTYGGNLPSLQKAAGHGGHFVPVVDKDGVARRVPLVARIGDSYYPSLGLALARIALGQEAFSPVIEGSAESSFALEAFRLGKRRLPVNENGWALVPFKGPEGSFPYLSATDIISGKVPPAELKDRIVLLGTTAPGLKDLRVTPVGEAYAGVEIHANLIAAILDETLPQHPGYLLGAEFLLLLILGPLLVWLLIRFSPLIASLVCLLLLVLLCAGNIALWRYANIDMPLAASLMMIIGLYTLNMAYGYFFESRRKRQLTQLFGQYVVPELVERMSEDPEKYTMVGQNRPLSVLFTDVRSFTKISEGMPADELSRFMNEFLTEISTVIRHQHLGTIDKYIGDCVMAFWGAPVFDPEHAENAVLAALEIQVAIDKLNPKLVARNWPEISVGVGVNTGNVTVGDMGSQFRMNYTVMGDAVNLASRVEGLTKYYGVSILVSEYTRAAAPNLVYREIDRVRVMGKSEAVTLYEPQPLGAAKESFLMLFHESLKLYRNQQWDLAELQLLNLQKLDAGCKLYELYLERIQHFRQAPPASGWDGVHTFDRK; from the coding sequence ATGAAAGCAAGCATACGCAAATACTGGCAGCAAGTATTAATCGGTGCCCTGCTGCTTTTGCTTGCCCTGCTGCACGTGGCAGGCTCACCCAGCTTGCCCACCCTCAGCCAGATTGATGTTTATCTTTATGATGTCCGCTTACGCTTAGGCATGCCCGGCGGCGTTGATCAGCGCATCGCGATTGTTGATATCGATGAAAAAAGCCTAGCCGAGCTAGGCAGATGGCCTTGGCGGCGCGATCATCTGGCCAAATTAGTCGATCAACTATTTGATCGCTACCAAATTAAAGCGCTCGGTTTCGACGTGGTTTTTGCCGAACCAGACGAAAGCGCTGGCCTACCTGTGCTACGAAGGCTAGCCAGCAATGAATTAAGCAATAATGCGGCATTTCAAAGCGAGCTGCTCCGGCTCACTCCCGAGCTGGATACCGATGCCCGCTTTGCCAAAGCACTGAGCAACAGGCCGATTATTGCCGGCTTTTATTTCAGCAATGAAGCCAAAGCCGTTTCAAGCGGCGCCCTTCCTCCCCCCATCCTTGCAGCCGAAGATTTAGCCCCCGTCGCCCCGCAAATCTGGGGAGGCAAAACCTATGGCGGCAACTTACCTAGCTTGCAAAAAGCAGCCGGGCATGGCGGGCACTTTGTCCCTGTGGTGGATAAAGACGGCGTAGCAAGGCGAGTACCACTGGTTGCAAGAATCGGTGACAGCTATTACCCCTCACTCGGGCTGGCGCTGGCCCGGATTGCGCTGGGGCAAGAGGCCTTTAGCCCGGTGATTGAAGGAAGCGCAGAAAGCAGCTTTGCCTTAGAAGCCTTTCGCTTAGGAAAAAGACGCCTGCCTGTGAATGAAAATGGCTGGGCACTGGTGCCATTTAAAGGGCCGGAAGGCAGCTTTCCTTATTTATCTGCCACCGACATTATTTCTGGCAAAGTGCCCCCGGCAGAGCTGAAAGACCGAATTGTATTACTTGGCACCACCGCCCCCGGCTTAAAAGATTTACGTGTTACTCCCGTTGGCGAAGCCTATGCAGGGGTTGAAATACATGCCAATTTAATTGCGGCTATTTTGGATGAAACGCTGCCACAGCATCCCGGTTATTTATTAGGCGCAGAATTTTTGCTCTTATTAATTCTTGGCCCCTTGCTGGTCTGGCTATTAATCCGGTTTTCACCGCTGATTGCCAGTCTGGTTTGTCTGCTGCTCTTAGTGCTGCTATGCGCAGGCAATATTGCGCTTTGGCGCTATGCCAATATCGACATGCCTTTGGCCGCATCTTTAATGATGATTATTGGCCTCTATACCCTCAATATGGCTTACGGCTATTTCTTTGAAAGCCGCCGCAAACGCCAGCTTACCCAGTTATTTGGCCAGTATGTAGTACCAGAGCTGGTTGAGCGCATGAGTGAAGACCCCGAAAAATACACCATGGTTGGCCAAAACAGGCCGCTGTCAGTGCTGTTTACTGATGTAAGAAGCTTTACCAAAATCTCTGAAGGCATGCCCGCCGATGAGCTAAGCCGTTTTATGAATGAATTCCTCACCGAAATCTCTACCGTTATCCGCCACCAGCATTTGGGCACAATTGATAAATACATAGGCGATTGCGTGATGGCCTTTTGGGGCGCGCCGGTATTTGACCCGGAGCACGCCGAAAATGCCGTCCTGGCCGCACTAGAAATTCAAGTCGCCATTGATAAGCTCAACCCCAAGTTAGTCGCCCGCAACTGGCCGGAAATCTCGGTAGGTGTGGGTGTCAATACCGGCAATGTCACCGTAGGCGACATGGGGTCACAATTTCGAATGAATTACACCGTAATGGGTGATGCAGTTAATTTGGCCTCCAGAGTAGAGGGGCTCACCAAATATTACGGAGTGAGTATTTTAGTCAGCGAGTACACGCGTGCCGCAGCACCCAATCTGGTTTACCGGGAAATTGACCGGGTACGGGTTATGGGGAAAAGCGAAGCGGTGACGCTCTATGAGCCCCAGCCGCTGGGAGCCGCGAAGGAATCCTTCCTGATGCTGTTTCATGAAAGCCTGAAGCTTTATCGCAATCAGCAGTGGGATTTGGCCGAGCTGCAGCTGCTAAACCTGCAAAAACTCGACGCAGGTTGCAAGCTTTACGAACTATATTTAGAAAGAATTCAGCACTTTAGACAAGCCCCTCCTGCATCAGGCTGGGATGGTGTGCACACCTTCGACCGCAAGTAG
- a CDS encoding FHA domain-containing protein, producing the protein MAKIVLSLDGNVIKEIKLNSERFTIGRRPNNDLQIDNLAVSGEHAVLSMHGSEVFLEDLNSTNGTKINNLDVQKQLLKEGDEIQIGKHVLRYLREKPKDNTDFEKTMMMGRPPLMAAPKAPLAPAESIRPTAQATATPQTATAPQTATAPQTPAGERLGVIKVMSGANTGKELELSKKLTTLGKTGVQVAVISKRPQGYFLTHVEGAQHPTVNQKEIGVQAYPLQEEDMIELLGIKMAFFYRS; encoded by the coding sequence ATGGCCAAAATAGTACTTAGCCTAGATGGCAATGTAATCAAAGAAATCAAACTCAATAGCGAGCGCTTCACGATAGGTCGTCGCCCAAACAATGATCTTCAAATCGACAATCTTGCTGTTTCCGGCGAGCATGCCGTATTAAGCATGCATGGTTCCGAAGTTTTTCTTGAAGATTTAAACAGCACCAATGGCACCAAAATCAATAATCTGGATGTGCAAAAACAACTACTCAAAGAAGGCGATGAAATCCAGATTGGCAAACATGTTTTACGCTATCTCAGGGAAAAGCCTAAGGACAATACCGACTTTGAGAAAACCATGATGATGGGACGGCCACCGCTTATGGCTGCACCTAAAGCCCCCTTGGCCCCGGCCGAGTCAATCCGCCCTACGGCACAAGCCACAGCCACCCCACAAACCGCAACGGCCCCGCAAACTGCAACAGCACCACAAACCCCAGCCGGTGAGCGCCTGGGCGTGATCAAAGTGATGAGTGGTGCCAATACTGGCAAGGAGCTGGAGCTAAGTAAAAAGCTCACCACACTCGGTAAAACCGGGGTGCAAGTCGCAGTTATTAGTAAGCGCCCTCAGGGTTATTTTTTAACCCATGTTGAAGGCGCACAGCACCCCACCGTCAATCAAAAAGAGATAGGCGTTCAAGCTTATCCATTGCAGGAGGAAGACATGATTGAGCTACTCGGCATCAAAATGGCTTTCTTCTATCGCAGCTGA
- a CDS encoding Stp1/IreP family PP2C-type Ser/Thr phosphatase yields the protein MLNLSQALEMAGLTDAGLHRDHNEDTIHFDAEKGLVVLADGMGGYNAGEVASGIAVEMVCHVVHDAMQSNFPLHLQRPDSLWPAAHDVLMAAVHYANQSIYGTAQSQPQCAGMGTTLVCALFYDSRLAVAHVGDSRLYRLRGAEFIQLTRDHSFLQEQIDSGLITPEEARHSSYKNLVTRAVGIDSAVQAELHEYEVLPGDIYLFCSDGLSDMADDSDIADTLLAFNSNLALNSEQLIQLANDMGGRDNISAVLVKVKEAYPANSGLWSKMSAWFT from the coding sequence GCGCTGGAAATGGCAGGATTAACCGATGCAGGCCTGCATCGTGATCACAATGAAGACACTATCCACTTTGATGCCGAAAAAGGCCTCGTGGTGCTGGCTGATGGCATGGGCGGCTATAACGCAGGAGAAGTCGCCAGCGGCATTGCCGTAGAAATGGTTTGCCATGTGGTACACGATGCCATGCAATCCAATTTTCCACTGCATTTGCAAAGGCCTGATAGCCTCTGGCCAGCGGCACACGATGTACTAATGGCAGCGGTGCACTATGCCAATCAATCTATTTATGGCACGGCGCAAAGCCAGCCCCAATGTGCCGGAATGGGCACAACCTTGGTGTGCGCCCTCTTTTATGATTCACGCCTTGCTGTAGCACATGTGGGCGATTCCAGGCTTTATCGCCTGCGTGGTGCAGAATTTATTCAACTGACACGTGATCATTCTTTTTTGCAGGAGCAAATTGATAGCGGGCTGATTACACCGGAGGAAGCCCGACATTCAAGCTATAAAAACTTAGTCACCCGGGCGGTGGGCATTGATAGTGCAGTGCAAGCAGAGCTACATGAATATGAAGTTTTGCCCGGTGATATTTATTTATTTTGCTCTGATGGTTTAAGCGATATGGCCGACGATAGCGATATTGCCGATACTTTGCTGGCCTTTAATAGCAATTTAGCTCTAAATAGCGAGCAATTGATTCAGCTGGCAAATGATATGGGGGGAAGAGACAATATTTCTGCGGTGCTAGTTAAAGTAAAAGAAGCCTACCCAGCCAATTCAGGGCTATGGTCAAAAATGAGCGCGTGGTTTACTTAA